The Streptomyces sp. NBC_00344 genome includes a window with the following:
- a CDS encoding L,D-transpeptidase family protein, whose product MRKTLMRRALATAAVVAVAAGCSAHTTGSAGPDDAKRGSPAASHSPTTSPGPSRSSAAPEPATSASPTRRSPERPVSAPAPKTLMASGATGIQVRELQARLRQIAWFDGAPTGTYGPVTVASVKGFQARRGLPATGRTDSTTWQRLLAMTRTPSGDELSGTAAGRTPGRLDARCMTGRVLCISKTSRTLSWVNDGKVLSSMDVRFGSQYTPTREGTFHVDFKSRHHVSTIYHTAMPYAMFFSGGQAVHYSSDFAARGYNGASHGCVNVRDEAKIASLFAQVRTGDKVVVYW is encoded by the coding sequence ATGCGGAAGACCTTGATGCGCAGAGCACTTGCCACGGCGGCGGTGGTCGCGGTGGCTGCGGGATGTTCGGCACACACGACGGGGAGCGCGGGTCCGGACGACGCCAAGCGGGGCAGCCCCGCGGCTTCCCACTCCCCGACCACGTCGCCGGGCCCCTCCCGGAGCAGCGCGGCGCCGGAACCGGCCACGAGCGCGTCACCCACCCGCAGGTCGCCGGAGCGACCGGTGAGCGCACCCGCGCCGAAGACCCTGATGGCAAGCGGCGCAACCGGCATACAGGTACGCGAACTGCAGGCGAGGCTGCGGCAGATCGCCTGGTTCGACGGGGCCCCGACGGGGACCTACGGCCCGGTGACCGTCGCATCGGTCAAGGGCTTCCAGGCCCGGCGCGGCCTGCCGGCCACCGGCAGGACCGACTCCACGACCTGGCAGAGACTGCTGGCCATGACCCGGACCCCGAGCGGCGACGAGCTGAGCGGGACCGCGGCAGGCCGGACCCCGGGCAGGCTCGACGCGCGCTGCATGACGGGCCGGGTCCTGTGCATCAGCAAGACGAGCCGCACGCTGAGCTGGGTCAACGACGGCAAGGTGCTCTCGTCGATGGATGTGCGCTTCGGCTCGCAGTACACCCCGACCAGGGAAGGCACCTTCCACGTCGACTTCAAGAGCAGGCACCACGTGTCGACGATCTATCACACGGCCATGCCGTACGCGATGTTCTTCAGCGGCGGCCAGGCGGTGCACTACTCGTCGGACTTCGCGGCCCGCGGCTACAACGGCGCCTCGCACGGCTGCGTCAACGTCCGCGACGAGGCGAAGATCGCCTCGCTTTTCGCCCAGGTGAGAACCGGCGACAAGGTCGTCGTGTACTGGTGA
- a CDS encoding lamin tail domain-containing protein, whose product MSSLSSGSRLAAAVLSAGALLAAAFPAAASDHHHPAPRHERSAVDLGGVHFRTQGRGHRADLGAEWVTVTNKSRKSVNLRGWTLSDAQHHTYRFHSLWLGAHKSVKVRTGFGRDNASNVYQDRRSSVWDKAGDKATLRDARGHVVDTQSWGRHHR is encoded by the coding sequence ATGTCGTCTCTGTCTTCGGGCTCCCGTCTCGCCGCAGCGGTACTGTCCGCGGGAGCCCTGCTGGCCGCGGCCTTCCCGGCCGCGGCCTCCGACCATCACCACCCGGCTCCGCGTCACGAGCGGTCCGCGGTCGACCTCGGCGGCGTTCACTTCCGCACCCAGGGCCGCGGTCACCGCGCGGACCTGGGGGCCGAGTGGGTCACCGTCACCAACAAGTCCCGCAAGTCGGTCAATCTGCGGGGGTGGACGCTGAGCGACGCGCAGCACCACACCTACCGGTTCCACTCGCTGTGGCTGGGCGCCCACAAGTCGGTCAAGGTCCGCACCGGTTTCGGGCGTGACAACGCGAGCAACGTGTACCAGGACCGTCGTTCCAGCGTCTGGGACAAGGCCGGGGACAAGGCGACGCTGCGCGATGCGCGCGGCCACGTGGTGGACACCCAGAGCTGGGGCCGTCACCACCGCTGA
- a CDS encoding RNA polymerase sigma factor, giving the protein MLGDDAELTAAVLAAQDGDENAFRTVYRAVHPRLLGYVRTLVGEPDAEDVASEAWLQIARDLQRFSGDADRFRGWAARIARNRALDHIRMRGRRPAAGGDETELAGEPGECDTAGEAMEALATGRTMRLIAQLPQDQAEAVVLRVVVGLDAKTAARTLGKRPGAVRTAAHRGLKRLAELLGPDAGPHGLDGVPTQRTAREEAATAVGVTHSRPWTQKDM; this is encoded by the coding sequence GTGCTGGGGGACGACGCGGAGCTGACCGCCGCGGTGCTCGCGGCACAGGACGGGGACGAGAACGCCTTCCGGACTGTGTACCGCGCTGTGCATCCGCGGCTGTTGGGCTATGTCCGCACACTGGTCGGGGAACCGGATGCCGAGGACGTCGCATCGGAGGCCTGGCTGCAGATCGCACGTGACCTGCAGCGCTTCAGCGGAGACGCGGACCGCTTCCGCGGCTGGGCGGCGCGGATAGCCAGGAACCGCGCGCTGGATCACATACGCATGAGGGGCAGGCGCCCCGCCGCCGGCGGCGACGAGACGGAACTCGCGGGTGAGCCCGGTGAGTGCGACACCGCGGGCGAGGCCATGGAAGCCCTGGCGACCGGCCGGACGATGCGGCTCATCGCACAGCTCCCGCAGGACCAGGCCGAAGCGGTCGTGCTGCGGGTGGTCGTCGGACTCGACGCCAAGACCGCGGCCAGGACGCTGGGCAAGCGCCCGGGCGCCGTACGGACCGCAGCGCACCGCGGTCTGAAGCGGCTCGCGGAACTCCTCGGCCCCGACGCCGGTCCGCACGGGCTCGATGGCGTACCCACGCAGCGCACGGCGCGCGAGGAGGCGGCAACGGCGGTCGGTGTGACGCATTCGCGTCCCTGGACGCAGAAGGACATGTGA